A region from the Halichondria panicea chromosome 11, odHalPani1.1, whole genome shotgun sequence genome encodes:
- the LOC135344378 gene encoding uncharacterized protein LOC135344378: MELEEEQYEDMQSSEEQYEDMQSPVRQYQGAYCEVVKTTPRRQVSSSIKKQDSLGAPPLPPRTHDVTEGGILVLDPPPHFKIANQPKQTETPPPLYEYLPESEADRASELQLSMRTLPILPSVYDDRPKLDTNFKCPIGYDIMSLLSQGNVIFIMPKTSVKRQPLYINHTLGGYSERIVQGGGTFTDESKFMVSIPRAHKSELMITLESLKYKGRYLCIDRRGRIKARNGYKDSCDFFVYGVSGSPHLVYFESARSDGFYFGMRSDNSPSDAASITADSEEAHFGILTDNISESFCAPKLTVFGTNSIMEQVRDKSVIRLFSQRRYLGIDRKGRVVQTHNDKNTDSWFVVHDRGMGILSLRSYAHTEYWLKIQDGQPQRKGKPGLDTFFKLRESVEHQIILESIAQPGTYIFPTSRNTLSMSPTGTSPSMTPEFTLEIISEKQSEDS, translated from the exons ATGGAACTTGAG GAAGAACAGTACGAAGATATGCAATCATCT gaagaaCAGTACGAAGATATGCAATCGCCTGTGAGGCAGTATCAAGGTGCATACTGTGAAGTTGTGAAAACAACTCCGCGGCGACAAGTTTCATCCAGTATTAAAAAGCAAGACTCTTTGGGTGCACCACCACTT CCACCAAGAACTCATGATGTTACTGAAGGTGGTATTCTAGTGCTGGATCCTCCTCCACACTTCAAGATTGCTAATCAGCCCAAACAG ACTGAAACACCACCTCCGTTATATGAGTATCTTCCTGAATCTGAG GCTGATCGAGCCTCTGAGCTACAGCTTTCTATGAGAACATTGCCCATCTTACCTTCTGTATATGATG ATCGACCAAAATTGGACACCAATTTCAAATGTCCAATTGGCTATGACATAATG AGCTTGCTGTCTCAAGGAAATGTGATCTTCATAATGCCCAAGACGAGTGTGAAGAGACAACCACTCTACATCAACCACACTTTGGGTGGATACAGTGAGAGAATTGTTCAAGGAGGAGGTACATTTACAGATGAGA GTAAGTTCATGGTCTCCATACCTCGAGCACACAAATCAGAGCTTATGATAACATTGGAGAGCCTTAAGTACAAAGGAAGATACTTGTGTATTGACAGGAGGGGAAGGATTAAAGCACGCAAT GGTTATAAGGATAGCTGTGACTTTTTTGTGTATGGGGTGAGTGGGAGTCCTCACCTGGTCTATTTTGAGTCTGCTAGAAGTGACGGTTTCTACTTTGGGATGAGATCAGACAATAGTCCCTCTGATGCAGCCAGTATCACAGCCGATTCTGAAGAAGCACACTTTGGAATACTAACAGAT AACATATCGGAATCCTTTTGTGCTCCGAAGTTGACGGTGTTTGGGACTAACTCAATTATG GAACAAGTGCGAGACAAAAGCGTCATTCGTCTTTTCTCACAGCGAAGATACCTTGGAATTGATAGGAAAGGGAGAGTAGTTCAAACACATAATGACAAGAATACAGATA GCTGGTTCGTTGTTCACGATCGCGGGATGGGTATTCTTTCACTGCGAAGCTATGCACATACGGAATATTGGTTGAAAATTCAAGATGGGCAACCCCAAAGAaag GGAAAGCCAGGTCTTGACACGTTCTTCAAATTGAGAGAGTCGGTGGAGCACCAAATAATTCTAGAATCCATTGCCCAGCCGGGTACATATATTTTCCCAACTTCACGCAACACATTGTCCATGAGCCCCACTGGTACGTCACCTTCCATGACACCTGAGTTTACTCTGGAAATCATTTCAGA GAAACAAAGTGAAGACAGCTGA
- the LOC135344380 gene encoding uncharacterized protein LOC135344380 isoform X1, with protein sequence MEFENTEEEYEDMQSSVGQHQMEAGEQYYEYVELLPQRKTERQDSVPSTQLFDTQQPRTRNAGGDVVPNPSYLTHQSSNLATTSHTPPPLYEYLPESEAWPERDRATQLAATQTAELPHMKALSISPSSIHVDDDRPKFDTSFKSPVGYNIMNLMSQGNVIFILPKTSIERKPLYLNRGFGERVVHGGGSFTDESRFVVTIPREHTTEHVIALESFKYKGRYLCVDRRGRIKARDGYKDSCDFFVYGVNGSPHLVYFESARSDGFYFGMRSDNSPSDAASITADSEEAHFGILTDNVSESSPLLKLEVFGTNSIMDQVRDKSVIRLFSQRRYLGIDRKGRVLQTHNDKNTDSWFMVHDRGMGILSLRSYVHQSYWLKMQDGQLTGKGKPGLDTFFQVRESVEHQIILESIAQPGTFVYPSQASPSVVPEFTVEVILEKPTS encoded by the exons ATGGAATTTGAG AACACTGAAGAAGAGTACGAAGATATGCAATCGTCTGTGGGACAGCATCAAATGGAAGCCGGTGAGCAGTACTATGAATATGTGGAACTTCTACCGCAACGAAAAACTGAAAGGCAAGACTCAGTTCCATCAACACAG CTCTTTGATACACAGCAACCAAGAACTCGTAATGCTGGCGGTGATGTTGTGCCGAATCCCTCATACCTCACTCATCAGTCATCCAACCTG gCTACAACATCTCATACACCACCTCCGTTATACGAGTATCTTCCTGAATCAGAG GCCTGGCCAGAGAGGGATCGAGCCACACAACTTGCTGCTACACAAACTGCTGAGCTGCCTCATATGAAAGCGCTGTCCATATCACCTTcttctatacatgtagatg ATGATCGACCGAAGTTTGATACCAGTTTCAAATCTCCAGTTGGCTACAACATTATG AATTTGATGTCTCAAGGAAATGTGATTTTCATTCTTCCCAAGACGAGTATCGAGAGAAAGCCGCTTTACCTCAACCGTGGATTTGGCGAGAGAGTAGTTCACGGAGGAGGTTCATTTACGGATGAGA GTAGGTTTGTGGTCACGATTCCTCGAGAGCACACCACAGAGCATGTGATAGCATTGGAGAGCTTCAAGTACAAAGGAAGATACTTGTGTGTTGACCGGAGAGGAAGGATTAAAGCTCGCGAT GGTTATAAGGACAGCTGTGACTTTTTCGTGTATGGGGTGAATGGGAGTCCTCACCTGGTCTATTTTGAGTCTGCTAGAAGTGACGGTTTCTACTTTGGGATGAGATCAGACAATAGTCCCTCTGATGCAGCCAGTATCACAGCCGATTCTGAGGAAGCACACTTTGGAATACTAACAGAT AATGTATCAGAATCGTCTCCTCTGCTGAAGTTGGAGGTGTTTGGGACAAACTCAATTATG GACCAAGTGCGGGACAAAAGTGTCATTCGTCTTTTCTCACAGCGAAGATACCTTGGAATTGATAGGAAAGGAAGAGTACTTCAAACACATAATGACAAGAATACAGATA GCTGGTTCATGGTTCACGATCGTGGGATGGGTATTCTTTCACTGCGAAGCTATGTACACCAGAGTTATTGGTTGAAAATGCAAGATGGTCAGCTTACAGGAAAG GGAAAGCCAGGCCTTGATACTTTCTTTCAAGTGAGAGAGTCAGTGGAGCACCAAATTATTCTAGAATCCATTGCACAGCCGGGCACATTTGTTTATCCAAGCCAGGCGTCCCCTTCTGTGGTGCCCGAGTTTACTGTGGAAGTCATACTTGA GAAACCTACAAGTTAG
- the LOC135344380 gene encoding uncharacterized protein LOC135344380 isoform X2, whose product MEFENTEEEYEDMQSSVGQHQMEAGEQYYEYVELLPQRKTERQDSVPSTQQPRTRNAGGDVVPNPSYLTHQSSNLATTSHTPPPLYEYLPESEAWPERDRATQLAATQTAELPHMKALSISPSSIHVDDDRPKFDTSFKSPVGYNIMNLMSQGNVIFILPKTSIERKPLYLNRGFGERVVHGGGSFTDESRFVVTIPREHTTEHVIALESFKYKGRYLCVDRRGRIKARDGYKDSCDFFVYGVNGSPHLVYFESARSDGFYFGMRSDNSPSDAASITADSEEAHFGILTDNVSESSPLLKLEVFGTNSIMDQVRDKSVIRLFSQRRYLGIDRKGRVLQTHNDKNTDSWFMVHDRGMGILSLRSYVHQSYWLKMQDGQLTGKGKPGLDTFFQVRESVEHQIILESIAQPGTFVYPSQASPSVVPEFTVEVILEKPTS is encoded by the exons ATGGAATTTGAG AACACTGAAGAAGAGTACGAAGATATGCAATCGTCTGTGGGACAGCATCAAATGGAAGCCGGTGAGCAGTACTATGAATATGTGGAACTTCTACCGCAACGAAAAACTGAAAGGCAAGACTCAGTTCCATCAACACAG CAACCAAGAACTCGTAATGCTGGCGGTGATGTTGTGCCGAATCCCTCATACCTCACTCATCAGTCATCCAACCTG gCTACAACATCTCATACACCACCTCCGTTATACGAGTATCTTCCTGAATCAGAG GCCTGGCCAGAGAGGGATCGAGCCACACAACTTGCTGCTACACAAACTGCTGAGCTGCCTCATATGAAAGCGCTGTCCATATCACCTTcttctatacatgtagatg ATGATCGACCGAAGTTTGATACCAGTTTCAAATCTCCAGTTGGCTACAACATTATG AATTTGATGTCTCAAGGAAATGTGATTTTCATTCTTCCCAAGACGAGTATCGAGAGAAAGCCGCTTTACCTCAACCGTGGATTTGGCGAGAGAGTAGTTCACGGAGGAGGTTCATTTACGGATGAGA GTAGGTTTGTGGTCACGATTCCTCGAGAGCACACCACAGAGCATGTGATAGCATTGGAGAGCTTCAAGTACAAAGGAAGATACTTGTGTGTTGACCGGAGAGGAAGGATTAAAGCTCGCGAT GGTTATAAGGACAGCTGTGACTTTTTCGTGTATGGGGTGAATGGGAGTCCTCACCTGGTCTATTTTGAGTCTGCTAGAAGTGACGGTTTCTACTTTGGGATGAGATCAGACAATAGTCCCTCTGATGCAGCCAGTATCACAGCCGATTCTGAGGAAGCACACTTTGGAATACTAACAGAT AATGTATCAGAATCGTCTCCTCTGCTGAAGTTGGAGGTGTTTGGGACAAACTCAATTATG GACCAAGTGCGGGACAAAAGTGTCATTCGTCTTTTCTCACAGCGAAGATACCTTGGAATTGATAGGAAAGGAAGAGTACTTCAAACACATAATGACAAGAATACAGATA GCTGGTTCATGGTTCACGATCGTGGGATGGGTATTCTTTCACTGCGAAGCTATGTACACCAGAGTTATTGGTTGAAAATGCAAGATGGTCAGCTTACAGGAAAG GGAAAGCCAGGCCTTGATACTTTCTTTCAAGTGAGAGAGTCAGTGGAGCACCAAATTATTCTAGAATCCATTGCACAGCCGGGCACATTTGTTTATCCAAGCCAGGCGTCCCCTTCTGTGGTGCCCGAGTTTACTGTGGAAGTCATACTTGA GAAACCTACAAGTTAG
- the LOC135344380 gene encoding uncharacterized protein LOC135344380 isoform X3 — translation MQSSVGQHQMEAGEQYYEYVELLPQRKTERQDSVPSTQLFDTQQPRTRNAGGDVVPNPSYLTHQSSNLATTSHTPPPLYEYLPESEAWPERDRATQLAATQTAELPHMKALSISPSSIHVDDDRPKFDTSFKSPVGYNIMNLMSQGNVIFILPKTSIERKPLYLNRGFGERVVHGGGSFTDESRFVVTIPREHTTEHVIALESFKYKGRYLCVDRRGRIKARDGYKDSCDFFVYGVNGSPHLVYFESARSDGFYFGMRSDNSPSDAASITADSEEAHFGILTDNVSESSPLLKLEVFGTNSIMDQVRDKSVIRLFSQRRYLGIDRKGRVLQTHNDKNTDSWFMVHDRGMGILSLRSYVHQSYWLKMQDGQLTGKGKPGLDTFFQVRESVEHQIILESIAQPGTFVYPSQASPSVVPEFTVEVILEKPTS, via the exons ATGCAATCGTCTGTGGGACAGCATCAAATGGAAGCCGGTGAGCAGTACTATGAATATGTGGAACTTCTACCGCAACGAAAAACTGAAAGGCAAGACTCAGTTCCATCAACACAG CTCTTTGATACACAGCAACCAAGAACTCGTAATGCTGGCGGTGATGTTGTGCCGAATCCCTCATACCTCACTCATCAGTCATCCAACCTG gCTACAACATCTCATACACCACCTCCGTTATACGAGTATCTTCCTGAATCAGAG GCCTGGCCAGAGAGGGATCGAGCCACACAACTTGCTGCTACACAAACTGCTGAGCTGCCTCATATGAAAGCGCTGTCCATATCACCTTcttctatacatgtagatg ATGATCGACCGAAGTTTGATACCAGTTTCAAATCTCCAGTTGGCTACAACATTATG AATTTGATGTCTCAAGGAAATGTGATTTTCATTCTTCCCAAGACGAGTATCGAGAGAAAGCCGCTTTACCTCAACCGTGGATTTGGCGAGAGAGTAGTTCACGGAGGAGGTTCATTTACGGATGAGA GTAGGTTTGTGGTCACGATTCCTCGAGAGCACACCACAGAGCATGTGATAGCATTGGAGAGCTTCAAGTACAAAGGAAGATACTTGTGTGTTGACCGGAGAGGAAGGATTAAAGCTCGCGAT GGTTATAAGGACAGCTGTGACTTTTTCGTGTATGGGGTGAATGGGAGTCCTCACCTGGTCTATTTTGAGTCTGCTAGAAGTGACGGTTTCTACTTTGGGATGAGATCAGACAATAGTCCCTCTGATGCAGCCAGTATCACAGCCGATTCTGAGGAAGCACACTTTGGAATACTAACAGAT AATGTATCAGAATCGTCTCCTCTGCTGAAGTTGGAGGTGTTTGGGACAAACTCAATTATG GACCAAGTGCGGGACAAAAGTGTCATTCGTCTTTTCTCACAGCGAAGATACCTTGGAATTGATAGGAAAGGAAGAGTACTTCAAACACATAATGACAAGAATACAGATA GCTGGTTCATGGTTCACGATCGTGGGATGGGTATTCTTTCACTGCGAAGCTATGTACACCAGAGTTATTGGTTGAAAATGCAAGATGGTCAGCTTACAGGAAAG GGAAAGCCAGGCCTTGATACTTTCTTTCAAGTGAGAGAGTCAGTGGAGCACCAAATTATTCTAGAATCCATTGCACAGCCGGGCACATTTGTTTATCCAAGCCAGGCGTCCCCTTCTGTGGTGCCCGAGTTTACTGTGGAAGTCATACTTGA GAAACCTACAAGTTAG
- the LOC135344375 gene encoding protein fem-1 homolog C-like produces MAFRSRRSSSFASCILVEHNFNLLCTLVTGGNLSPVKKLIQKVCQEQEAIVTLETFSRCSHMYNQRTPLVLAAQFDHIEIVEYLTDVIPQEEFVNIVGSVYNITNTGDELHHVTALNAACIKGYLSIAKLLVERKASFSIPDCTGSVPLCEAVFHGQYDIVKYLCEQGNDVHVSNDFGWEPLHIAALRNHPKVFKCLIEQNASVDRCTPEGFTALHIAAQKGHTQIIDQLILASNVKPALSSWFHGKVLVPSPLNLASAYSCGSSRKIIETFLDLPQCSPTHRCDAYLLIGVSCIIKSNQRKAFFHFQEAIKIIEEHSLYLPNTQNVDVGRREIRDSNELVEMCGQQNPRSDIEMWYQALLIWERCIGLGDMTYLEILSEIAELSMRHEREVLLLTGIRTINQTLLPKLSNGYILPEFFEELYDTWVINNFFFKSTRSVHESTLTFSKFLPYMLKSAKTISSQFTALSSKYGCKRRSPLKLLTTIIKVFDLWLKSSPSTGVESACFEMGVQFVEEFLLLNDENTILHYILEENLVRDLATMEFLLQCGCSRALNMRCKGLMCLHVACVSYNMDAIGLLLNNGAHIDAADEQGRTPLYIVQEQHSEKVSEFISRFCSSPLPLECLSATAVLNYDLFYDFLPLSVCQFVALHSAV; encoded by the coding sequence ATGGCCTTTAGATCTAGAAGATCTAGTAGCTTTGCTAGCTGTATACTGGTAGAGCACAATTTCAATCTACTGTGTACACTTGTAACTGGAGGAAATCTATCTCCAGTTAAAAAGCTAATACAGAAAGTGTGCCAGGAGCAAGAAGCTATCGTCACTCTCGAAACATTCTCACGATGCTCTCATATGTACAACCAGAGGACGCCATTAGTGCTAGCTGCTCAGTTTGACCACATCGAAATTGTCGAGTACCTCACCGATGTGATACCACAGGAGGAATTTGTGAACATTGTTGGTTCTGTTTACAACATTACAAATACTGGCGATGAACTACATCACGTTACAGCTCTAAACGCAGCTTGCATTAAAGGATATTTATCTATCGCTAAGTTGTTGGTTGAAAGGAAGGCTTCTTTCTCTATTCCCGATTGTACTGGCTCCGTCCCATTGTGCGAAGCTGTTTTTCATGGTCAATACGACATTGTGAAGTACCTGTGCGAGCAAGGTAATGATGTACACGTTTCTAACGACTTTGGGTGGGAGCCACTTCACATTGCGGCTCTTCGCAATCACCCAAAAGTGTTCAAATGTCTTATCGAGCAAAATGCTAGTGTAGATCGTTGTACTCCCGAAGGATTTACCGCTCTACATATTGCTGCACAAAAAGGGCACACACAAATCATTGATCAACTCATATTGGCGTCAAATGTGAAACCAGCCCTAAGCAGCTGGTTTCATGGCAAAGTGCTTGTTCCTAGTCCTCTGAATTTAGCTTCTGCTTACAGCTGTGGTAGTTCTCGGAAAATAATCGAAACATTTCTAGATTTGCCTCAGTGTTCTCCAACACATAGGTGTGATGCGTACCTGCTGATTGGGGTTAGCTGTATAATTAAATCCAATCAACGAAAAGCCTTCTTTCACTTTCAAGAAGCTATTAAAATCATCGAAGAACACTCGCTATATCTCCCTAACACACAAAATGTTGATGTTGGCAGAAGAGAAATTCGCGATTCAAATGAGTTAGTAGAAATGTGCGGCCAACAAAATCCTCGATCGGACATAGAGATGTGGTATCAGGCTTTATTGATATGGGAGAGATGCATTGGTTTGGGTGACATGACATACTTGGAGATTTTGAGTGAGATAGCAGAGCTTAGTATGAGGCACGAACGAGAAGTTTTGTTGCTTACAGGAATAAGAACAATTAATCAGACCCTGCTACCAAAACTATCGAATGGATACATACTACCAGAATTTTTTGAAGAACTTTATGACACATGGGTAATCAATAATTTCTTCTTCAAGAGTACGAGATCTGTCCACGAATCAACGCTAACCTTTTCAAAGTTTTTACCCTACATGTTGAAAAGTGCGAAAACTATTTCTTCTCAATTTACTGCTCTTTCATCGAAGTATGGATGCAAAAGACGAAGCCCACTCAAACTGCTGACAACCATCATTAAAGTGTTTGATTTGTGGCTGAAATCAAGCCCTTCTACTGGAGTCGAGAGTGCTTGCTTTGAAATGGGAGTTCAGTTTGTTGAAGAGTTTCTACTGCTCAATGACGAAAACACAATACTGCATTACATTCTCGAAGAAAATTTGGTTAGGGATTTGGCAACGATGGAGTTTCTGCTTCAATGTGGTTGTAGCCGCGCACTGAACATGCGCTGTAAAGGATTGATGTGTCTACACGTTGCTTGTGTTTCATATAACATGGACGCAATAGGTTTGTTGTTGAATAATGGAGCTCATATCGATGCAGCTGATGAACAAGGACGGACGCCATTGTATATTGTTCAAGAACAACATTCAGAAAAAGTTAGTGAGTTTATATCAAGATTCTGCTCATCCCCACTGCCTCTTGAGTGTCTGTCAGCCACAGCTGTCCTTAATTATGATCTGTTTTACGATTTTCTACCCCTATCTGTTTGTCAATTTGTTGCTCTTCATAGTGCTGTGTAA
- the LOC135344374 gene encoding uncharacterized protein LOC135344374 — translation MCVLLVHSLKAGTDNMEESILENRLTDPELEQFIVATVQLTGEFLGAGAYGSVEEVGIPGARVAAKKLHPQLVNLGSFEQVDKWVTDFIGECKLMSQLRHPNIVQFLGVCYLPGSQLPVLLMEKLQTSLDSLLETSPNIPIDLKVHLLTGTCQGVVYLHSRNPPIAHRDITARNILIDNALNAKIADLGVARMVSIQPGQLLATMTNAPGNNLYMPPEAIQEDGAARYNTTIDVFSFGVVALFTLTQIFPKNIKPASYFDPETQRVSGRTEIERRELYIEPLKSALGDTHPLVQLTLGCLEYLPSSRPSALEVLRRLEEFELAMTKQNCTKTKLELIKQLTNSEHEIDHLQREVTDMHKMLSRNDVHANQLQASVERLQAEKQNLVRSFEERTCVQQKQIDVQREDIIRLSKQIQSLEVLRKEDKVPLNSMISSVITFNWRRFSNKPPGISVTSQPVAHNGKLYICAYSTHTSPLTVLEYLLDTSMWKELAPPSVQEFTMAILKGQLLVVGGEEILTGKTTDSILEFDEKARKWIPINPALPVPLYLPSAVGYDSHLIVAGGYNSTNSRVLNVHTLNMNSYKWSSTEPLPSTDCCNMVIIDDSVYLIGQETRTVLRAQLSNVTSGVTSGVWETLSNVPFYYSSPIVHGNTLLTVGGRDSNDWGGNATTKIHRYDAAGNQWIKVGDLPEPMYYCYCTAVASELFVLGGFGNQSAYIAELVIS, via the exons atgtgtgttttgCTAGTTCATAGTTTAAAAGCTGGAACTGATAATATGGAAGAAAGTATATTAGAGAACAGATTAACTGATCCAGAATTAGAGCAGTTTATAGTTGCAACAGTGCAATTGACTGGAGAATTCTTAGGAGCAGGTGCTTACGGCAGTGTGGAAGAAGTGGGGATACCTGGAGCAAGGGTAGCTGCCAAGAAATTGCATCCTCAGCTTGTCAACCTAGGATCTTTTGAACAG GTTGACAAATGGGTGACTGATTTCATTGGAGAGTGTAAACTGATGAGCCAACTCCGTCACCCTAACATAGTACAGTTTCTGGGGGTGTGCTATCTCCCTGGATCTCAACTCCCTGTCCTACTGATGGAAAAGTTACAAACCAGCCTTGACAGCCTTCTGGAAACCAGTCCCAACATCCCTATTGACCTCAAAGTTCACCTTCTGACAGGGACATGTCAAGGGGTGGTATATTTGCACAGTCGCAATCCACCCATTGCTCATCGGGACATTACAGCAAGAAACATTCTTATCGACAATGCTCTCAATGCTAAGATAGCAGACCTTGGTGTGGCTAGGATGGTGAGCATTCAACCTGGCCAGTTACTTGCTACAATGACAAATGCGCCTGGTAATAATCTTTACATGCCACCCGAAGCAATCCAAGAGGATGGAGCAGCACGGTATAATACTACAATTGACGTCTTTTCCTTTGGAGTAGTTGCTCTGTTTACACTGACACAAATTTTCCCCAAGAATATCAAACCTGCTTCTTACTTTGACCCTGAAACTCAAAGGGTTTCTGGACGAACTGAAATTGAACGCCGTGAATTATACATCGAACCATTGAAATCAGCTCTAGGTGACACCCACCCCCTGGTTCAATTGACCCTTGGGTGCCTAGAATACCTCCCAAGCAGTCGACCCTCAGCTCTAGAGGTTTTAAGACGACTCGAAGAATTTGAACTGGCCATGACCAAACAAAATTGCACAAAGACCAAGCTCGAGCTAATTAAACAGTTGACAAACAGCGAACATGAAATTGATCATCTTCAGCGAGAAGTTACTGACATGCACAAAATGCTAAGTAGGAATGATGTTCATGCCAACCAATTGCAAGCATCTGTCGAACGTCTCCAAGCTGAAAAACAAAATCTAGTTCGAAGCTTCGAGGAGCGTACCTGTGTGCAGCAGAAGCAGATAGACGTTCAACGTGAGGATATTATCCGACTCTCCAAGCAAATCCAATCTCTCGAAGTATTGAGAAAAGAAGATAAG GTCCCACTCAACTCGATGATTTCATCTGTCATTACTTTCAACTGGAGAAGGTTTAGCAACAAGCCACCAGGAATTAGCGTAACAAGTCAACCTGTAGCTCACAATGGAAAGCTCTACATCTGTGCCTACTCGACTCACACATCACCTCTGACCGTACTAGAGTATTTGCTGGATACAAGCATGTGGAAGGAGCTAGCACCCCCTTCGGTACAGGAATTCACTATGGCAATATTAAAGGGCCAATTGTTAGTGGTGGGGGGTGAAGAAATATTAACTGGCAAGACAACAGATTCCATTCTAGAATTCGATGAAAAGGCTCGAAAGTGGATACCCATAAATCCTGCATTACCAGTACCGCTATACCTCCCATCTGCTGTAGGGTATGATTCTCATCTGATTGTTGCCGGTGGATATAATTCAACAAACTCTAGAGTACTAAATGTACATACTTTGAACATGAACAGCTACAAATGGAGTTCAACTGAACCCCTTCCAAGTACCGACTGCTGCAATATGGTTATAATTGATGACAGTGTGTATTTAATAGGGCAAGAGACAAGAACAGTATTGCGAGCTCAATTATCCAATGTGACATCAGGAGTCACATCAGGTGTGTGGGAGACACTGTCAAATGTCCCTTTCTACTACTCGTCTCCTATCGTCCATGGCAACACCCTTCTGACGGTGGGGGGTAGGGACAGCAACGATTGGGGTGGTAATGCCACAACTAAAATCCATCGCTATGACGCTGCTGGAAACCAATGGATTAAAGTAGGAGATCTGCCTGAGCCAATGTACTATTGCTATTGTACAGCCGTGGCTAGTGAATTGTTTGTTTTGGGAGGATTTGGCAATCAATCTGCGTATATTGCAGAACTAGTAATATCATAG